The genomic interval ACAAATGGAAAGTATCAGGACAAGAAAAAGAGAACGTTTACCCTGGGGGATGTGTCTGCCTATGGGGACTTGAACAAAGATGGAATCAAAGATGCCGTTGCTCCTTTAATCCTGACGATTGATGGGAGGAAATTTACCTATCTGGTTGGGGTTTTGAATGACAAAGGCAATCCTAAAAATGCATCTGCTGAGTTTTTGGGAGAGCGGGTAAAAGTGAAAACCCTTTCTGCCAATGCGGGCAAGATCACAGTCAAGATGGATAAGTACGGTCCGAATGATCCAGACTGTTGTCCCAGTCAAACGATTAACCGAACCTATCTATACAAGCCATTCAAGCCAACCCAGACAGACAAGAAGGAGAGTAAATCAACGAAGGACAGCAAATCGAAAAAGGACGCTAAGCCTGCTCAGGAAACCAAATCCAATTCAGAAGCCAAACCATCCCCATCTCCTGAAGCCTCACCCAAAAGTTAGGAAGCAGTGACAGTTTTACCTGTCACTGCTCTAACGGAGGCTACTTCAGACGCAATTGGAAATCGCCAATGGGTGACATTGAGGCACCTTGTGCATCCCCATTAGTAGAGATAGTTGGTTGCGACCCAGGCTCCATTGTCTGCCTGCTGCCAGGCATAGCCATCCCGATAAATGACGCCACCGTAGGTGCCAACGTAGGACCCTTCATTTGCGCCGCCGATGACGTAGTAATCCAGCCCTGGACCGGAGCGAACATTCAGCCCAACCCGGTAACGAGTTTCAACATAACCACCATCCCTATCGTAGGAGACGGGATAGTATCCTTCATCGTGGCCGCGTCCTCCGCCATAACTAACGGGGTAGTCGTTTCCACCGCCACACTCTCTACGGCAGCCTCCCCCACCCCCCCAGGAGACGGGAGAGTACCCCTCAGTGGTGTAGTCGGAGGCGACCCAACCCCCCGTATAGAGAGGCGTCCAGGAATACCCATCGTTATAGATGACGGTTTCGTAATCCTGCTCAAGGAAGGCACCATCGGGTGCACCACCAATGACCCAGTACCCAATACCGGGACCCTTGCGAATGTTCAGCCCGATGCCCGTGTTTGTTTCGACAAACCCGACGGGACGATAGTTCTCGTCCAGACCCAGCGCTTGGGCGGTTTCTTTGCCGACGACCCCATCAATTTCTTTGAGACCCTGGCGAATTTGGAAATCCATCACGGCAGATTGCGTTTTGGGTCCAAATTGCCCATCCGCTTCAATACCCAACGCTTTTTGAACGGCCAGAACACCGTCACCCGAGCTACCAGGAGCAACGGAAGCGGTGGCTGCCATTGCTTTGTCAGAAGTTCCACCGAAAACAGTGACTGCGATCGCAGCACCCGCCAGCCCCATTAAAGCTGTATTGGAAACCTTCAAATCGAAGTTCTCTAGTAGCTTTAGATCCGAATTGGGATTGGGATCTTCGTAGTCAACCGCTGAGTGAATAAAGGCTAATGATTCCATAATTTCCTTCCTCGCTTCATCCGTATTAATCCGTACTGATACGAAATCGTGGGCTTGCCTTAGACATCTTTGAGTTTTCAGAGGAATGCCCAAAGGATTTGCTTTGGCAAGCCCATATTAAAAGAGACAACAAAGATAAGCGGTATATTACCGCTTATCTTTATGTACCGAAACTCTTAGAGACTCGGTAAGACCCTGATCGATTTAGACCTTAGTGGCAACCGCCGCCGCAACCGCCGCCGCCGTAGTAATAGGCGACAGGGTAGTAGTCTTCACAGCCACCCCAGTAACCACCGTGGTGCTTCCGACCGTAGGACACGGGATAGTAGTCTTCCTCGTAGCCACCACACTCGTCGTAGCCACCACAGCCGCCGCGGTAGGAGACGGGGTAGTAGTCATGGTCGTCGTAGCCGCCGCAACCATAGTCGTAGCCACAGCCACCACCGTAGGAGACGGGATAGTAGTCATCCTCGTAACCACCACACTCGTCGTAGCCACCACAGCCACCATAGGAGACCGGGTAGTAGCCTTCGTTGGTGTAATCAGAAGCGACCCAACCTCCCGTATAGAGAGGCGTCCAGGCATAGCCATCGTTATAGATGACAGTTTCGTAGTCCTGTTCGAGGAAGGCACCATCGGGCGCGCCACCAACGACCCAGTAGCCAACACCGGGACCACTGCGAATATTGAGTCCGCAGCCTGAGCAGGTTTCAACAAACCCGACGGGACGGTAATTTTCGTCTAGACCCAGTGCTTTGGCAGTTTCCTTGCCGACCACTCCATCGATTTCCTTGAGACCCTGGCGGATCTGATAGTCCATCACAGCAGCTTGCGTTTTGGCACCAAACTGACCATCAGCTTCAATCCCTAAAGCTTTTTGAACAGCTTGAACACCTTCACCAGAACTACCGGGAGCAACGGAAGCGGTGGCTGCCATTGCTTTGTCAGAAGTTCCGCCGAAAACAGTGACTGCGATCGCAGCACCTGCCAGACCCATCAGTGCAGCATTAGGAACCTTTAAATCGAGATTCTCAAGCACTTTTAGATCTAGTTCGGAATTGGGATCTTCGTAATTAACAGCCGTGTGAATAAAGGCTAACGATTCCATAGTTTCCTCACTTGTTACATCCTCACTTACTCAAACTTATGGAAATCTGGAACTTCGGTTTAGGGAAGCCCCATCTGAATCCATAAGAACCCTGCAACCTTCAGTAGAATGAACTACTTATTTTTCACTTAGAGATTGGCTCAATTGAAATGGCGTGAGTAAGAGTTAATTGCCAACAGTGGAAAAGTTTATGGAAACGAATCGTTTCACTCCATCTGTAGGACATCCAAAACATTTAGAGTGAGCCAGTGAAACCCAAAAAATGAAAAATTCTTTTACAAGACTAACACGTAGCCAGACTTTTGAAAACCTTTGAAAACGATTTGTCAGAAACCATCAAGTTCCTGTCAGCCACGATCGCTCTATTCTGCTTGCAATGAAGCTAAGAATCAAACAGATTGGAGTGCATCAGTAGACTTCCTATTATTCAGCACCATTACCAAAGAAAAATTATATTACTTTTGGCCGAAATAGAAAGCAAAACGATAATTATAGTTTTTATACGAGAAACGGAATACAAAATTACCAGCTAGTATGGAGTCGGTTTTTTTGTATTTGGGAATTTGTTCCTCATGGGCAATATTTAAGCTGAAGCTCCATACCGGGTATGGAGTACTGGTAATACCCTGTAGAAGCCTGAACAGGCATCTCTAAACCATTAGCGAGGTGCCAACATTTGCCGAAAATGGAGCAGGAAGATGGGAGATTAAAATACAAAATGGTGGAATGTATTTCTGCTGTGGCGCATGGAAGCCCGTAGTAATTAAACAGACCTTCCAAAAACACAATTGTGGCTTGCCGATCTGGGTAGGACTCGATCGTGGTTCTGCTCATTTACACCCGGTGAATTGTTTTGATTTTTTTGTAAAATATCCGAAATTTTTAGTACGCTCGGACTATGCCCCCTGTAATTGTGATTGAACGAAAACGGCCAATTAAGGTAGAGCGGCGAGGGGATCTGTAGACCAACTTTTTATTTCAAGTTCTCGTCTTGCGACTTAGTTTAAGACTGCTACTGGCCTGGGGATAGATGCAGAATTTAAACCCGATCAGGTAAGTCGGGTGAGAGCGATCGCAGGGAAAGAAAATTCATTCGTACTAAATAAAAAGGTGGGTTCCAGGGTGTTTTTTTAGACTGTTGCCCCCTGAAGTAACCCACAAACCCATCAAATTGTTCTGCTGCCAATTTGAAAAGAATATTTCAAGTGGATAGATACAGAGTTCCGCCCAAATTAATTGTGGGAGGAGGCTTAATGATTGAAAGGATTGGAATTGCCCATTGATTCATCTGTAACCTGGGCCAGGTGTGCCCAGAGTGTCAGCCAGGCAATCGGATTTCTGTCCTGTAAGCTGTGGAATCTCGTAAACTCACCGCGAAGCAGCCCTGACGCAAGCAGATCACCTCAGCCAGGTACCGAATTGTTGCAATTGACCGTGTTAGCTTGAGCAGTTTCCTCTAAACTGCGTATGATCTATTGCAAATTTTCTGCGAACCATGTCTATTGACAGCGAATACATTGAACAGCACGGGGCAACAAGGGTTCGTGTTCTGAGTGAAGCACTGCCCTATATTCAGCAACTGGCAGGCAAAACCGTAGTGGTTAAATATGGGGGGGCTGCTATGAAAGATGGCAGCCTGAAGGATAAGGTTATTCGGGATGTGGTACTGATGTCCTGTGTTGGAATTCGCCCAGTTGTGGTTCATGGAGGTGGACCCGAAATTAATACATGGTTGGATAAGCTGGGAATTGAGCGCACAGTTTAAAAATGGATTGCGGGTGACTGACGCTGCCACCATGGATGTGGTGGGGATGGTGTTGGTGGGGCGGGTGAACAAGGAACTGGTGGCGCTGATTAACCAGGCAGGAGGTTCTGCGGTTGGTCTTTGTGGGGTGGATGGTAACCTGATCAAAGCCCGTCCGGCAGATCAGGAGGGCATTGGTTTTGTGGGAGAAGTGACCAGCGTTGATACGCAGCTTTTAGAATCCCTGGTCGAGCGGGGATATATTCCGGTAGTTTCCAGTGTGGCAACCGACAGCACCGGGCAGGCTTACAACATCAATGCGGATACTGTGGCGGGAGAATTGGCCGCCGCTCTGGGCGCTGAAAAGCTAATTCTGCTGACGGATACGGCTGGTATTTTGCAAGACTACAAAGACCTGTCTACATTAATTCCCAAGCTGGATATTCAAGAAGCCCGTCGGTTAATTGATATCGGTGTCGTTTCCGGTGGCATGATTCCTAAGGTGACCTGCTGTGTCCGATCGCTGGCTCAGGGCGTTCGGGGTGCCCATATTATTGATGGGCGGATTCCCCACGCACTGCTGCTAGAGGTCTTTACGGATGAGGGGATTGGTTCAATGATCGTGGGGTCGGGGCTGGTGGGATGAGCAACGAAATAAGTTCGCTTCAAGTGCTGGGAATTGACCTGGGGGGAACGGCGATTAAATTAGGACGGTTTACCCAGGAAGGAAAATGTGTGCAGTCGATGAGTCTGCCAACCCCTCAACCTTCGACTCCAGAAGCGGTTCTGGGTGCGATGGTAGCGGCGATCGTAGACCTTGATCCAGAACAAAAAGCGGTAGCAATTGGGGTGGGTACCCCTGGCCCTGCCGATGCCACGGGGCGGATTGCCAGAGTTGCCATTAACCTGGATGGTTGGCATGATATTCCCCTCGCAGATTGGCTGGAGGCAAAAACCGATCGTCCAGCCGTGGTCGCCAATGATGCGAACTGTGCCGGATTAGGAGAAGCATGGTTAGGGGCAGGACGCTGGTATCGCAATCTGATTCTGCTGACCCTGGGAACTGGTGTCGGCGGAGCCATTATTCTGGATGGCAAACTATTTACCGGACACCACGGCACTGCCGGAGAATTGGGGTTAATTACATTGAATCCAGACGGTCCCCCCTGCAACAGTGGCAACCAGGGATCTTTGGAACAGTACGTTTCCGTCCAGGCAATTCGTCGTTGCACCGGCTTGGAACCCGATGAACTGGGTGCCCTGGCACTGGCAGGAGATCCGAAAGCACTCGAATTCTGGCAATCCTATGGACAGGATTTGGGAGCTGGTCTCGCCAGCCTGATCTATGTTCTGACTCCAGAAGCGATCGTGATTGGGGGGGGCGTTAGTGCCAGCGCTGACTTTTTTTTTCCCAGCATCTGGTCAGCGATCGAAAAACGGGTGTTACCCAGTTCGCGTGCCGGGTTGCAACTTCTCCGGGCAGAGCTAGGCAACCAGGCAGGTATCGTCGGAGCCGCAAAGCTGGCATGGCAGAGGTATCAGGAGGGGTAGCGGTGTCAGGTGTCAGGTATTAGGTGTCAGGGAAAGGATAAAGGATAAATCTCATCGGGAAAGGGGAAAATACCAACAACTAACACTACACACCCCACAACCAATGACCAATACCCCAACTTAAAACTCATAATTCAAAACTTAAAAATCCCCCATCTCCCTCACCTTCCTCATCTCCCACACCTTTCCTATCTCTACACCCTACACCCCACACCCTACTCCCTGTTCCCTCTCCTCCGAATTGGCTGAATAAACTTAGAATTAGCACGAACCAGGCAGATTTGTTCCTTCGAACCGACACTGACTTTTAGCCAGGGTTTATTGCGGGTGTCAAACATGAGGGCAAACCCAGCCGGACTAATGTTGGATTTAAGGACTGAATTCCGTTTGAAACTGCGAACGATCGTCCACTGCTCAATGTCGGCAGGTGGAAGGTTTGCCCCAGGCTCATACCAGTTGGCAGGCATTGCTGAGGACCAGCGACAATTGACACCTCTAGGGTCAGGATCGACGACAACCCAGAATCGATGGCTGGTACGGCTGGCATAATCACCATAGGCATTGGGTTTAGGAAGATCAGTGGCTGCAATCATGTCACCTTTTCCTAAAAAAATTGCAGTCGTGGGAACCAGGGATAAAACAAGAGCGATCGCAGGCTTCAGGCGCATGGAACATTGCTTTTCAAGAACGCTTCGACTATAGCAGGTGCTAGGGGACAGGGGACAGGGAGCCGCCCTACCCCCTGCGGCCCTACCCCTCCAGCTTTCTTTTTACCCTTGATTCCCCATCCACTATCCTTTCCCTACCACCTACCACCTACCACCTACCACCTATCCCCTCTAAGATAAGTGCAATAGCCCTCCGTCTGGAGTTTTTGGGATGCAAGTGTACGATGTGATTGTGATTGGTGCTGGACATAACGGATTGGTTTGCGCTGCCTATTTGCTAAAAGCGGGATACAGTGTCCTGCTGTTAGAGAAACGATCCGTTCCGGGGGGGGCAGCAACGACGGAAGAAGCCATACCGGAAGAAGCCCCTGGGTTTAAGTTTAATTTGTGCGCGATCGACCACGAATTCATCCATTTGGGTCCGGTCGTTGAAGAATTAGAACTAACCAAATATGGCTTGGAATACTTGTTTTGCGATCCCGTTGTGTTTTGTCCACACCCGGATGGAAACAGCTTTTTAGCCCATCGATCGCTCGCCAAAACCTGTGCCGATATTGAGCGCTACAGTCCCCGTGATGCACAAAAATATGCTGAATTTACACAGTACTGGCAGCGGATTGTGAATGCATTGATTCCCATGTTTAATGCACCCCCCAAGTCAATCATTAATATTGCCAAGAATTATGACCTGGATAAGTTGAAGGACACTCTAGCAGCGGTTGGTTCCACGGGCAAGGCACTGGAATTTTTGCGCACGATGCTGACCAGTGCGGAAGATATGCTCAACGAGTGGTTTGATTCTGAAGTGGTAAAAGCCCCCTTGGCACGACTGGCTGCGGAAATGGGGGTGCCGCCATCGCAGAAAAATCTGGCGATCGGTGCAATTATGATGTCGATGCGGCACCATCCTGGCATGGCTCGACCCAAAGGGGGGACAGGAGCGCTGGTACAGGCATTGGTCAAACTGGTGAAAACTCTGGGAGGGGAAATTCTGACTGATCAGGTGGTCAAGCAAGTGCTGGTGGATGAGGGGCGAGCGGTTGGGGTACAGGTTGCAGGCGGAACGGAGTACCGGGCAACAAGAGGGGTGATCTCCAACATCGATGCCAAGCGTCTGTTTCTCCACCTGATGAACCCTGCGGATGTCGATGCGGCGGATTCAAATCTGCGCGATCGCCTGGAGCGGCGAATTATCAACAACAATGAAACGATTCTCAAAATTGACCTGGCCATGTCCGAACCGCTGCGGTTTGAGCATCACAACCACCGGGATGAATACCTGATTGGCTCGGTGCTAATCGCTGATTCGGTCAGGCATGTCGAGGTTGCCCATGTCGAGCCAACCCTGGGCAAAATTCCTGATGCCGACCCATCCATGTATATTGTGCAACCCACGATGCTCGACCCGTCGATGGCTCCTGAGGACAAACATACCCTCTGGATTGAGTTTTTTGCCCCCTACCAGATTGCCGGATTGGAGGGTACGGGTATGCATGGGACGGGCTGGACGGAGGAACTGAAGCATAAAGTTGCCGATCGGGTCATCGACAAATTAGCTGACTATGCCCCCAATGTGAAAACGGCAACGATCGCCCGACGGGTAGAAAGCCCCGCTGAACTGGGCGATCGACTGGGGGCAGTCAAAGGCAACTACTACCACATTGACATGACCCTGGAACAAATGGTGTTCCTGCGTCCCCTGCCTGAAATCGCAAACTACAAAACCCCGATTCAGGGGCTTTACCTGACTGGAGCCGGAACCCATCCCGGTGGTTCAATTTCAGGCATGCCGGGACGAAATTGTGCCCGTGTGTTTCTGCAAACGCAACAACCGATTCTGCAACGATTGCGACAGGCGATCGGGTTATAGATCGAAAGCAGTCAAGTTTATCCTATGAGGAAAGGCAGAAATCTGACTTCTGCCTTTAATTTTCTAGCGGGGAAACCAATATAAACCCGTGGGAGTTTCCGCTAAACGATCGTGGGGCAGCCGACGCAGATGATGGACGAGGCGAGCACCTCCTAAGGGGTCCAGGATGTAATCTTCGATGCCCAGGGTACGATCGACCCAGGGAAGGCTCGCTGGATGTTTGGGGCTGAGTGCAATAATCGGGACATCCTGCAATTGAGCATGGTTGCGGAGTTGCTTTGACCATTGCAAGGCTTGCTGTTCCGAAATATCCGCATCTATCAACACCAAATCAATCGACCCCACCAGAAATTGGAAAGGAAATGTCTCTATATCGGTGATAAAAGTAACTTCAAATCGGTTTTTGCTGAACCAGGTTTCCAGTTTGTTCAAGTTGGGGGAAGGATTGGTGATGACGAGAATTCGGGTCATTTCAGGCTTAGTTTCTCTCTCCTGAAGCATGGGGTGCGATTGTCTCTGTTCCAATGGTTCCCGATCGTCACAGGGGCAGGCAGAATTGTAGATTCCCTGTTCAGCGATTTGAAGCGGTAGACGGCACCGGGCACATTCTTGAACCCTGTAGCCCTTGTGTAAAAACTCCCCAAAGTTGTACAGGTCACCTTTCAGGTAAAGTTCATGAAAATCCTGGCGTTGCTGGAGCTGTCGCCAGAAGTGCAAAAAATCAGTGTGATAGCCCCAGTACTGGTAGACGGTACCCTCAAAGGGCAACGAACCCTGAATGGGACTCAGAATCGTCTTACCTCGACTGATGTAGTAAGCCACATAGCCAATCAATAAATCGAGCTGAGTTGCTGTCTGACTCTCTGAACAGGGCAACTCAACCACAAAACAGGTTTGACCGGAGCCACTCTCTGCCCAAATTGTGCCTCCCAGATGGGGCACCAGTTGTTTGACTAGCGCCAGCCCTAACCCCGTTCCCGATCGCTTCCACGGATCGTCATTCAAAATCCGGTAGAACGGCTCAAAAATCTGCTCTAGCTCAGTTGTTGGGATCTCCACACCGGAGTTGCTGATCCGAATTTGAGTTGAGCTGAGTTGGGCAGAGACTGTGACAGAAATCGTTTCGCCGCCAGGGGTAAACTTGCAAGCATTTCGCAGTAGTTCCTTTAGCAAGCGATCGAGCAGGGCAAAGTCAACTGTCAGTGGGGGTAAATCAGCCGGAATAGCTAACCGAAACTCCAATTGACAATTCCTGGCTTGTGCCTCGAATGTTTCGACAACTTGAGGAATCCAACTTTGCAGCGAAATTTTGATTGGCAGGAGTGGCTGGATTCCTGTTTTAAGCTGCTGTAATGCCAACAAGTCATTGATTAAACGAATCTCTGTCTCACATTCTTCCTTGAGGATATGGATATAGTCAGCAAGGTCTGCGGGGCGCGAACCAGATTTGTTTTGGGCACTCCTGGAGTGATCAGCCCTCAATAGCCCTGCCTGTCGCATCGTCAGTTCTAGCATGTGAAGTGACAGCCGCATGTTTGATAGGGGAGTGCGGAGTTCATGGGAAATTGTGTTCAAAAAATCTGCTTTGAGGCTTTCAAAACGTTGCTGCTCTTTCTGGAGTTGATCGATTTGAGCGTGAAAATCGCGATCACGCCAAATCCTCCCGATTTGTTCCACAGAATTGAAGCGCAGGTGGAGCGTAGTATCGTCGTCTGACTTCCCTTCTGGTTGACTCTTGAAACCTTTATCGATGCCATAAAAAACTTCCTGTCGGCAGCGGCAACAAAACCAGTAAAGCCGATTCTGGCCAACGTGACATAGTAATGAGTGGGAACAATAAGGGCATTCCGTAGGGGGAAGCATAATGATTTCTGCCAATCTGGTTTCTAAAATTGAAAGAGTATGGAATGGGGGAATTGAAAGAGTATGGAATGGGGGGAGTGGTGAATGGGGAAGGGGGAATGGCGAAGGGCGAAGGGCGAAGGGCGAAGGGCGAAGGGCGAAGGGGTGTAACTGTAGTGAAGTAACCAACCACTCTTAACTGATGACCAATCACCAATTACCAATCCTGCTTAAGCTCTATCAGTTACCAATGGTGAATAGAGATGCACCGCTGCAATTTCAAAATGCCCAAAGTAACAATACAACTACGAAAACTTAAAGAAACTATTCAGTCCTTCATAGAACAAAACAAATTCACATAGAAAATTCGGGTGACAAATCAAATGATCGACCGCGTTTTAATTTTGGGAGGAAGTGGGCGGGTTGGCAGCAGTGTGGCAGCCGATCTGGTTCAGCACACGCCCGCATTAATCACGATCGCAGGACGAAATTCCACCGTAGGAGCGCAAATCAGCGATCGCTTAGGGACTAATGTTCAGTTCCAGTCGTTTGATTTAGCAGATGTGGAGAGCTTAAAGTCTGCGATCGCAGCGGCGAACCTGGTCATTCACTGTGCAGGTCCGTTTCATTACCGCGATGGCAGTGTTCTTAAGCTGTGCATCGAAGCGGGTGTCAACTATGTCGATGTCAGCGACCACCCTTCCTATACCCGCAAGGTCATGGAATATAAATCTGCGGCTGAAACCGCTGGCGTGACGGCTATCGTTAACACAGGAATTTTTCCGGGTATTTCTAATAGCATGGTGCGGCAGGATGTGGAGCAACTGGACGAGCCAGAGCGAATCCATCTCAGCTACGTGGTTGCCGGGTCGGGAGGAGCCGGAGTGACCGTAATGCGAACCACCTTTCTGGGTTTGCAGCGTCCCTTTGA from Kovacikia minuta CCNUW1 carries:
- a CDS encoding peptidoglycan-binding protein; translated protein: MESLAFIHSAVDYEDPNPNSDLKLLENFDLKVSNTALMGLAGAAIAVTVFGGTSDKAMAATASVAPGSSGDGVLAVQKALGIEADGQFGPKTQSAVMDFQIRQGLKEIDGVVGKETAQALGLDENYRPVGFVETNTGIGLNIRKGPGIGYWVIGGAPDGAFLEQDYETVIYNDGYSWTPLYTGGWVASDYTTEGYSPVSWGGGGGCRRECGGGNDYPVSYGGGRGHDEGYYPVSYDRDGGYVETRYRVGLNVRSGPGLDYYVIGGANEGSYVGTYGGVIYRDGYAWQQADNGAWVATNYLY
- a CDS encoding amino acid kinase family protein, giving the protein MSIDSEYIEQHGATRVRVLSEALPYIQQLAGKTVVVKYGGAAMKDGSLKDKVIRDVVLMSCVGIRPVVVHGGGPEINTWLDKLGIERTV
- a CDS encoding peptidoglycan-binding protein; this encodes MESLAFIHTAVNYEDPNSELDLKVLENLDLKVPNAALMGLAGAAIAVTVFGGTSDKAMAATASVAPGSSGEGVQAVQKALGIEADGQFGAKTQAAVMDYQIRQGLKEIDGVVGKETAKALGLDENYRPVGFVETCSGCGLNIRSGPGVGYWVVGGAPDGAFLEQDYETVIYNDGYAWTPLYTGGWVASDYTNEGYYPVSYGGCGGYDECGGYEDDYYPVSYGGGCGYDYGCGGYDDHDYYPVSYRGGCGGYDECGGYEEDYYPVSYGRKHHGGYWGGCEDYYPVAYYYGGGGCGGGCH
- the crtO gene encoding beta-carotene ketolase CrtO, with the translated sequence MQVYDVIVIGAGHNGLVCAAYLLKAGYSVLLLEKRSVPGGAATTEEAIPEEAPGFKFNLCAIDHEFIHLGPVVEELELTKYGLEYLFCDPVVFCPHPDGNSFLAHRSLAKTCADIERYSPRDAQKYAEFTQYWQRIVNALIPMFNAPPKSIINIAKNYDLDKLKDTLAAVGSTGKALEFLRTMLTSAEDMLNEWFDSEVVKAPLARLAAEMGVPPSQKNLAIGAIMMSMRHHPGMARPKGGTGALVQALVKLVKTLGGEILTDQVVKQVLVDEGRAVGVQVAGGTEYRATRGVISNIDAKRLFLHLMNPADVDAADSNLRDRLERRIINNNETILKIDLAMSEPLRFEHHNHRDEYLIGSVLIADSVRHVEVAHVEPTLGKIPDADPSMYIVQPTMLDPSMAPEDKHTLWIEFFAPYQIAGLEGTGMHGTGWTEELKHKVADRVIDKLADYAPNVKTATIARRVESPAELGDRLGAVKGNYYHIDMTLEQMVFLRPLPEIANYKTPIQGLYLTGAGTHPGGSISGMPGRNCARVFLQTQQPILQRLRQAIGL
- the argB gene encoding acetylglutamate kinase, which codes for MSAQFKNGLRVTDAATMDVVGMVLVGRVNKELVALINQAGGSAVGLCGVDGNLIKARPADQEGIGFVGEVTSVDTQLLESLVERGYIPVVSSVATDSTGQAYNINADTVAGELAAALGAEKLILLTDTAGILQDYKDLSTLIPKLDIQEARRLIDIGVVSGGMIPKVTCCVRSLAQGVRGAHIIDGRIPHALLLEVFTDEGIGSMIVGSGLVG
- a CDS encoding ROK family protein; its protein translation is MSNEISSLQVLGIDLGGTAIKLGRFTQEGKCVQSMSLPTPQPSTPEAVLGAMVAAIVDLDPEQKAVAIGVGTPGPADATGRIARVAINLDGWHDIPLADWLEAKTDRPAVVANDANCAGLGEAWLGAGRWYRNLILLTLGTGVGGAIILDGKLFTGHHGTAGELGLITLNPDGPPCNSGNQGSLEQYVSVQAIRRCTGLEPDELGALALAGDPKALEFWQSYGQDLGAGLASLIYVLTPEAIVIGGGVSASADFFFPSIWSAIEKRVLPSSRAGLQLLRAELGNQAGIVGAAKLAWQRYQEG
- a CDS encoding ATP-binding response regulator gives rise to the protein MLPPTECPYCSHSLLCHVGQNRLYWFCCRCRQEVFYGIDKGFKSQPEGKSDDDTTLHLRFNSVEQIGRIWRDRDFHAQIDQLQKEQQRFESLKADFLNTISHELRTPLSNMRLSLHMLELTMRQAGLLRADHSRSAQNKSGSRPADLADYIHILKEECETEIRLINDLLALQQLKTGIQPLLPIKISLQSWIPQVVETFEAQARNCQLEFRLAIPADLPPLTVDFALLDRLLKELLRNACKFTPGGETISVTVSAQLSSTQIRISNSGVEIPTTELEQIFEPFYRILNDDPWKRSGTGLGLALVKQLVPHLGGTIWAESGSGQTCFVVELPCSESQTATQLDLLIGYVAYYISRGKTILSPIQGSLPFEGTVYQYWGYHTDFLHFWRQLQQRQDFHELYLKGDLYNFGEFLHKGYRVQECARCRLPLQIAEQGIYNSACPCDDREPLEQRQSHPMLQERETKPEMTRILVITNPSPNLNKLETWFSKNRFEVTFITDIETFPFQFLVGSIDLVLIDADISEQQALQWSKQLRNHAQLQDVPIIALSPKHPASLPWVDRTLGIEDYILDPLGGARLVHHLRRLPHDRLAETPTGLYWFPR